The window AGACGCTGGCCGTCTTCGAAGCGACCCGGACCGACCGCGAGGACGACGCCCTCCTGGGGCTTCTCCTTCGCGGTGTCCGGGATGACCAGGCCAGAGGCCGTGGTCTGCTCGGCGTCGAGCGGCTGGACCACAATGCGGTCCTCGAGCGGCTTGATGGCAACCTTGGAGCTGGCGGTCGTCACGATCCGACCTCCCCCTTCGGAGATCCGGGGTTAACTGTCTGAGGTGGCGACCAGGTCGATCCGTCGTCGCGGGTGCCGGATCTGCCTGTCGCTGTGTTGGCACTCACCAGGGGTGAGTGCCAGGTGCGAGACTATTCCGGCGATTAGCACTCGGTCAAGCGGAGTGCCAATTCCCGACCCCCGGGCGTTGCGCGGACCGGGCCGGAAACCCCGAAAACCCGGGCGCACGGACGTTCGCGATCAGCACTCTCCCGGACCTGACCAGGACGAACTCCGGCGTGCGGCGGCACCACGCCGCCCCCGTCGCCGTCGGCCTCGCCTTCGATACCTGGGTTGTTCTCGGCCGCCGCGCCGAGGCCGGTGACCCTGCCGACGGGGGTGGAGGGCACCTTCCAGGCGGGAGCGGTGCACCTGGGAGGAGTCCTCGGACGGGGAGCGGGAGGCGATCTGCCGAGGTTCCTTCACCGCCTCTGACGGATCGTTCACGATCCCGCGCATCGAGTCCCCCATGGGCCTGGGCCTGACCGTCTTCGCGTTCCCGGCCGTCGCACTGACCGGGCTCACACGCGACCTCCTCGGCCGCCGGAGGCGCCGCGCGACCGACCTCGCCGAGCTCCGGAAGGAACCATGGGGAGGACCTCAACGTCGTTGATGATATGAAGATAAAGCGCCTCATTGCCGAGCAGATCGGACTCAAAGCCTCCGCTACCCCGGACGCACCGGGCACGTCGGGCACACGGGGCGCCGCGTCCGCACCTCCGGCGACACACCAGGCTTCACGTGAGCCGTCACGTGAGCCGTCAGGTGAGGCGTCACCTCCGCAGCCCTCCCCACCCTCTTCGCCTTCCCCGTGCACCCCCAAGGACGGTGGCGGCATCCCGTGCGTGGGCTGAAGCCCCTGACGTCGGCGGGCGCCCGCCGGCGGACCGAGGCGCTGCTCCTGGTCTTCGTCATCGTCATCGCCGTCTTCGGCCACGCCGCCGCGGGCCTCGCCATGAACGACCGACTGCCGCCCAACCTCGCCGGCTTCACCATCAGCATGACCCTGCTCTCGCTGGTGGGGCACTTGGGCGTGCGCCGCTTCGCGGCCTACGCGGATCCGCTGGTCTTCCCGCTCGCCATGCTGCTGACCGGGCTGGGGCTGGTACTGATCCACCGCCTCGACCAGGGCTACATCGAGCGGTGGAACTCGGACGCGAACGCCCCGGGCCAGCTGATGTGGACGGTGGTCGGCGTCGGCGCCTGCATCGCGGTGGTGGCCCTGCTGCGCGACCACCGGCTGCTGCAACGGTTCATCTACATCACGATGGCCGTCGCCCTGGTGCTGCTGATCGCGCCGGCGTTCTTCGGCGCGGACACGTACGGCGCCAAGCGGTGGATCATCCTCTTCGGCTTCTCGGTACAGCCCGGCGAGTTCGTGAAGATCATGATCGCGATCTTCTTCGCCGGCTACCTGGTCATCCACCGCGACTCGCTCGCGCTGACGGGCCGGAAGTTCCTCGGCATGCGGCTGCCCCCGATGCGCCAGCTCGGCCCCATCATCACGGTGTGGATCGTCTCGATGCTGGTGCTGGTCTTCGAACGCGACCTCGGCACCTCGCTGATCTTCTTCGGCGTGTTCGTGGTGATGCTGTACGTCGCCACCGAGCGCACCAGCTGGATCATCTGCGGCCTGCTCATGGCCGCGGCCGGCGCCTTCGTGGTCGGCTCGACGGAGCCGCACGTCAAGGCGCGCGTGGCGGCCTGGCTCGACCCGCTCTCCGTCTACTGGCCGACCCCGCCCCCGGGCGTCACCTCGGACCAGTCGGCGCAGGCCCTGTTCAGCTTCGGCACGGGCGGCATGTCCGGCACCGGCCTCGGCATGGGCCACCCGGAGCTGATCAAGTTCGCCGGCCGCAGCGACTTCATCCTCACGACGGTGGGCGAGGAGCTCGGCCTGGCCGGGGTCATGGCGGTCCTGATCCTGTACGCGCTCCTCGTGCAGCGGGGGCTGCGGATGGCGCTCGGCGCCCGCGACCCCTTCGGCAAACTGCTCGCGGTGGGCCTGGCCGCGGCGCTGGCCCTGCAGGTCTTCGTGGTCGCGGGCGGCGTCACGGGCCTGATCCCCCTGACGGGCAAGGCCCTGCCCTTCCTGGCCAAGGGCGGCTCGTCCCTCCTGGCCAACTGGATCATGATCGCCCTCCTCCTGCGCATCAGCGACAGCGCGGAACGCCAACGCGAGGCGGACACCCACGGCCCAGCAGAAACCACGATCACGCCGGCGGTACGGGTGTAGGGGGCGGGCGGGGCGGGGCGGGGCGGGGCGGGGCGGGAGGGGCGGGAGGGGCGGGGCGGGGTCGTGCGGGAGGGGCGGGGCGGGGTCGTGCGGGAGGGGCGGGGCGGGGTCGTGCGGGAGGGGCGGGGCGGGGTCGTGCGGGAGGGGCTTTGGGAGGCCTGATCCCCTCACCCAGCATCAGGGATGGTTTGGGGGTTTCCCGTCAGTCTCATCGTCTCTCCGTGTCGGGCCGGTCCCTCAAGGGCGCTCCTTCGTCGCGTCGCTGCGCGATGGCCTTCGGCCACCCTTGACCGACCGACCCGCCACGGAAATCCGAAGACCGACGGGAACCCCCCAAAGGAACGGGCCGGCCATTGCAAATTCAGGGACGGGCCGATCAGCGCCCCCCGGGCAAGTCGGGGGTAGCGCACCAAATCGCTACGCGCTTCTCGCCGATGGCGGCTGCAGGCCGTCTGTGGCCGGACATAGGCCGCCACAGATCGCTACATGCTCCCCGAAGAGGGCGGCTGACGGCCGTCTGGGGCTGATGAGGGGGCGGACGCTCGGCTCAGCCGAGGTGTACCCCGGTCAGGGCGGAGGTGGCATCACAAACGGACGTCCAGATCGGGGCAATTGTTGCAATCTATCGGTCTCTTTGACCCTCCACGCCGCCAGACCCGGGTACACATCGGAATAGCCGTTGTCCGGCGCTTTCCCTCCCCCAAGCGGCCGTCGGACGCCCTCATGGGGGAGCACGTAGCGATCTGACGCGCCTGACCAGCCGAGACTGATTCTGTTCACGAATTCCGGTTCTGGCTCAAGTTCTGTGGTCGATCACCCTGCGTATCGCCCGCGTCTCATGCGGTCCCAAGATGCGGCACGAGATCGCGCGCCATACGCACGTTGGGCAACCTGCCTCGCCACAACTCACGCTCACCCGTGAGCTGGAACCTGTGGCGCTCGTAAAACCGGATCGCTCTCCCGTTGTACTCAGTCACCCACAGGTGCACGGGAGCTCCGTCCGCCCATAGGAAGAACTCACCCATCAGCTGACCGCCGATGCCCTGGCCTTGGGCTTCGTTCAGCAGGTACATCGGTCCGAGGGTCACTGGTTCGTCTCGGCGGCCACAGAGGACACCAGTGATCTCAGCCCCGGATCGGACGACACGGCAGAAGAGCCGTTCAGGGTGGCGTGCGACCTCGTCAATGAACTCTCGCCGCTGCGCAATGCCCTCGGTGGTGACCGCGGACCCTCGCTGCTCGCGGATCCACGTCTCATCAACGCCGGCTTCTTCGTTGGGGTAGGTCTGGAGCCAGGCCGTGAGCTGCATACGGCCCACGGATGCAGCATCGTCGGGACTGGGCGCTTCGATTCGGTGGACCACGGCGCCATTCTCGACGAGGACGGTGCCATGGTTCCGGCCCTTGCGTGTGGCGTACTCATCGACTCCGACCACCCGCGGCGCAGGCACTACCGGCTCAGGAAGGGCCTCAACCAGGCGCCGCACCGTGCTACGGCTGACAGCCACCCCAGAGCACGGGCCAGACGGGCGCTACTGGAGTACGACGCTTCGTCCGGCACTGGGCACGTCAGCGGGAAACCGCAGGTAGGAGCCGTGGACCAGGCTGGACCAGGTCCCGCACCAGCCAGAGCACGACCTAATTCACAGCACCGAACGGTCAGCCCACTCATCCCGGTCGTAGCTCATTTTCGGGCGACTTCGAATGCGCCCTGCGACGCTCAGCCATCAGCTGGCGTGGCCGCTCCACAGAAATTGAGCCAGAACCGCAGTTTTGACAGCACCAGGTCACGGGGATGTTCGGATCGGCACCGGCTGTCCACTGCGAGTGAGGCAGACAGCGGCAAGGCGGCGATCGAGAGTCACCTGTCAGGGTGCAATCCTCTGAGGCCATGCGCGTTCGGCCAGGTCGGGAGTCGCTGCCCCCTAGCGTGATTCGGGAATGATCCAGGCGGGCCGCCGTCGGGATCCGGACCCTACGGAGGTACCTGACCATGGCCGTCTCGCTCCCCGAGCTCACCGGGGACTACGTCCTTGATCCGCCCCACACCCGGATCGGATTCGTCGCCCGCCACGCCATGGTCACCAAGGTGCGCGGCGCCTTCCACCAGTTCGAGGGCACCGCACACTTGGACGGCGCCGACCCGGCCGGGTCCACCGGCCAGGTGGTGATCAAGACGCAGAGCATCGACACCGGCGTCGAGCAGCGCGACCAGCACCTGCGCACCAACGATTTCCTGGACGTGCCGAACTTCCCCGACATCACCTTCCGCACCACCGCGGTAGAGCAGAAGTCCGACGCCGAATACCGGGTCAGCGGCG of the Streptomyces sp. NBC_01294 genome contains:
- the groES gene encoding co-chaperone GroES, translated to MTTASSKVAIKPLEDRIVVQPLDAEQTTASGLVIPDTAKEKPQEGVVLAVGPGRFEDGQRLPLDVTVGDIVLYSKYGGTEVKYSGEEYLVLSARDVLAIVEK
- a CDS encoding FtsW/RodA/SpoVE family cell cycle protein; its protein translation is MRGLKPLTSAGARRRTEALLLVFVIVIAVFGHAAAGLAMNDRLPPNLAGFTISMTLLSLVGHLGVRRFAAYADPLVFPLAMLLTGLGLVLIHRLDQGYIERWNSDANAPGQLMWTVVGVGACIAVVALLRDHRLLQRFIYITMAVALVLLIAPAFFGADTYGAKRWIILFGFSVQPGEFVKIMIAIFFAGYLVIHRDSLALTGRKFLGMRLPPMRQLGPIITVWIVSMLVLVFERDLGTSLIFFGVFVVMLYVATERTSWIICGLLMAAAGAFVVGSTEPHVKARVAAWLDPLSVYWPTPPPGVTSDQSAQALFSFGTGGMSGTGLGMGHPELIKFAGRSDFILTTVGEELGLAGVMAVLILYALLVQRGLRMALGARDPFGKLLAVGLAAALALQVFVVAGGVTGLIPLTGKALPFLAKGGSSLLANWIMIALLLRISDSAERQREADTHGPAETTITPAVRV
- a CDS encoding GNAT family N-acetyltransferase translates to MVHRIEAPSPDDAASVGRMQLTAWLQTYPNEEAGVDETWIREQRGSAVTTEGIAQRREFIDEVARHPERLFCRVVRSGAEITGVLCGRRDEPVTLGPMYLLNEAQGQGIGGQLMGEFFLWADGAPVHLWVTEYNGRAIRFYERHRFQLTGERELWRGRLPNVRMARDLVPHLGTA
- a CDS encoding YceI family protein produces the protein MAVSLPELTGDYVLDPPHTRIGFVARHAMVTKVRGAFHQFEGTAHLDGADPAGSTGQVVIKTQSIDTGVEQRDQHLRTNDFLDVPNFPDITFRTTAVEQKSDAEYRVSGDLTIKDTTKPVTIDFEYTGNAVDPYGNLRVGLEGSVTISRKEFGVTWNAALEGGGVLVGDKIVLEFDISAIKQG